The following coding sequences are from one bacterium BMS3Abin14 window:
- the eam gene encoding glutamate 2,3-aminomutase has product MDSCGFTGDETDQFTMELIDELFTGTGAGSKPSSGQTASIKEACDSALQDSSTRKIILLFEALLKYRREAVFTPDDFGLARETIEELASKHQQIDEHGVTVGGRLLKAAPIVEAANARVADYMAHKDAEAPSGIELWDQIQENGARIRKALGMSDEDWGSFPGQLKYAINTVDELARVIDLPASAIRDVTRVTSDYRMRLTPYYAGLIMPGRLDDPVLIQSVPTGEMVDNVGEEIPPVAADHSPARLVDQFYPRVVSVKVTNICAMYCTHCLRIAHIGKKDRIYSRDAYQEALDYIRGNPLIRDVLITGGDAFMLPNRMIRWILEQLDGIDHVRMKRLGTRIPVTVPMRLDAELFDILNASNLKKPLRVVTQINTAQEITPISREGFKNLSSRVSAVLNQAVLLKGINDTSVKMWKLCETIQESYVRPYYIFNCSYRNPQFRHLRVPVETGRDIVEGMYGNISGDAIPRYISTAGGKIPMHRDNIVGRAGAEVTMRKPWSGEEVSYPDADPKEYDKEDSGLLKYK; this is encoded by the coding sequence ATGGACAGCTGCGGTTTTACAGGCGATGAAACGGACCAGTTTACCATGGAGCTTATAGATGAACTGTTCACGGGAACCGGAGCCGGGAGCAAACCTTCCTCCGGTCAGACAGCGAGTATAAAGGAAGCATGTGACAGCGCTCTACAGGACAGTTCAACCCGGAAAATCATTCTGTTGTTCGAGGCCCTTCTCAAATATCGACGTGAGGCGGTGTTTACTCCCGATGATTTCGGCCTTGCCCGTGAGACGATTGAGGAGCTGGCGTCGAAACATCAGCAGATCGATGAGCATGGTGTAACGGTTGGAGGCCGGCTTCTCAAGGCGGCGCCGATTGTTGAAGCAGCCAACGCCAGGGTGGCTGATTACATGGCCCACAAGGATGCCGAGGCCCCCAGCGGAATCGAGCTTTGGGACCAGATTCAGGAGAACGGCGCCAGAATCAGGAAAGCTCTTGGCATGAGCGATGAGGATTGGGGGTCGTTTCCCGGTCAGTTGAAGTATGCCATCAACACCGTTGACGAACTGGCCCGGGTGATCGACCTGCCGGCTTCAGCGATAAGGGACGTCACCCGTGTTACCAGCGATTACCGCATGAGGCTGACGCCGTACTATGCCGGCCTCATCATGCCCGGGCGCCTTGATGACCCCGTTCTGATCCAGTCGGTTCCCACCGGGGAGATGGTGGATAACGTGGGGGAGGAGATACCGCCCGTTGCGGCTGACCACTCCCCTGCACGTCTTGTGGACCAGTTCTACCCCCGGGTTGTGAGTGTGAAGGTGACCAATATCTGCGCCATGTATTGTACCCACTGCCTTCGCATCGCCCACATCGGGAAGAAGGATCGGATCTATTCCAGGGACGCCTATCAGGAGGCCTTAGATTACATCCGCGGCAACCCCCTCATCCGTGATGTGCTGATAACAGGCGGCGATGCTTTCATGCTCCCCAACAGGATGATCCGCTGGATACTGGAGCAACTGGACGGCATCGATCATGTGAGGATGAAGCGTCTCGGCACCAGGATTCCCGTGACGGTTCCCATGCGGCTTGACGCCGAACTTTTCGATATACTGAATGCCAGCAACCTGAAAAAGCCGCTGCGCGTGGTGACCCAGATCAACACCGCGCAGGAGATAACCCCCATCAGCCGGGAAGGGTTCAAAAATCTTTCCAGCCGGGTGTCGGCCGTACTGAACCAGGCTGTGCTGCTCAAAGGCATCAACGATACCAGTGTGAAGATGTGGAAGCTGTGCGAGACCATCCAGGAATCCTACGTGCGGCCCTACTATATATTCAACTGTTCCTACCGGAATCCCCAGTTTCGCCACCTTCGTGTGCCCGTGGAGACAGGCAGGGATATTGTGGAAGGCATGTACGGGAACATCTCCGGGGATGCCATCCCCCGGTATATCTCCACGGCGGGAGGCAAGATCCCCATGCACCGGGACAATATTGTCGGGAGGGCCGGCGCCGAAGTTACCATGAGAAAACCGTGGTCCGGGGAGGAGGTCTCCTACCCGGACGCTGATCCGAAAGAGTATGATAAAGAAGATTCCGGGCTGCTGAAGTACAAGTAA
- the ycgJ_3 gene encoding putative methyltransferase YcgJ: protein MPRDPRNTFSGSAERYFKSTDHQTGPDLDFIRETAGRAMPAVTVDVATGPGHALKAAAPFSGFCLASDLTREMLEVARKHLSGAGLNHVRYAQARAHELPLPDDSADLLTCRIACHHFPSVPEFLREARRALKYNGTFVMIDSIVPSDRDAASFMNRVERLRDPSHVRSFDLNQWREFFRVEGFIVRTVRTFQRTHPFREWGARVGLKGEGLENIEAVFRDAPEGIKEIFRIETGPGGVVVSYTDEKAIFSACRAE from the coding sequence ATGCCAAGGGACCCGAGGAATACATTTTCCGGATCGGCCGAGAGATACTTCAAAAGCACCGACCACCAGACGGGTCCGGATCTGGATTTTATCAGAGAAACCGCCGGAAGGGCGATGCCCGCAGTCACTGTTGACGTAGCTACCGGCCCGGGTCACGCTCTTAAGGCTGCAGCGCCTTTCTCCGGGTTCTGTCTGGCCTCCGACCTCACGCGCGAGATGCTTGAAGTTGCGCGGAAGCACCTTTCCGGCGCCGGTCTTAATCATGTCCGGTACGCCCAGGCCCGCGCACACGAACTGCCTTTGCCCGACGATTCCGCTGACCTCTTGACCTGCCGTATCGCCTGCCATCATTTTCCTTCCGTGCCGGAATTTCTCCGGGAGGCCCGGCGGGCTTTGAAATACAACGGAACATTCGTCATGATTGACAGCATTGTACCGTCTGACCGGGATGCCGCTTCTTTCATGAACCGTGTGGAAAGGCTGAGAGATCCGAGTCATGTCCGGTCCTTCGATCTGAATCAGTGGAGGGAGTTTTTTCGGGTGGAAGGGTTTATCGTCAGAACAGTCCGAACGTTTCAAAGGACTCACCCATTCAGGGAGTGGGGAGCGAGGGTGGGGCTGAAGGGTGAGGGCCTTGAAAACATCGAGGCCGTTTTCCGGGATGCCCCGGAAGGAATTAAGGAAATATTCAGGATCGAGACCGGCCCCGGCGGTGTCGTCGTATCCTACACGGATGAAAAGGCAATCTTTTCAGCCTGCCGGGCAGAGTAA
- the mepM_2 gene encoding murein DD-endopeptidase MepM, with translation MRGDRPKYPASQRQKRNNRIRRRPVRPPFVFLLLIGIGLAGFSYLPGRAEKAPPKPPIVIEKSISAKEALPLTPPPVVSEFKVKKGETFYGILKGLGVRDGSIMALAAKRVDGVNVARLVAGRPYRIIKRGSEAVEYQYEPDETRLVRVSLGSREPEVSVEPIAYDVRTELVSGVIKNSLFNAVESAGEHPVLAMDLAEMFAWQIDFFRDLRKGDVFSVQLEKFYRDGKFVKYGRILAARFSNSGHLHQAFLFRPAHGRDEYFDEKGGSLRKQFLKAPLRFRRISSGFSRRRLNPVTKRVTPHLGVDYTARIGTPVHTIGDGTVILKKTDRVNGRMLKIRHNSTYSSAYAHLNSFASGISRGTHVRQGQVIGYVGQTGRATGPHLHFAMYRNGRYVDPRRINVPRASSVPRDEMASYMKVVDERTALFAGENPEVSARAQVNEAR, from the coding sequence ATGAGAGGGGACCGTCCGAAATATCCAGCATCCCAGAGGCAAAAACGGAACAACCGCATTCGGAGAAGGCCGGTGAGGCCTCCATTTGTCTTTCTTCTCCTCATCGGCATCGGCCTGGCCGGTTTCAGCTACCTGCCCGGTAGGGCTGAAAAGGCGCCGCCGAAGCCACCAATTGTTATTGAAAAATCGATCAGCGCGAAAGAAGCCCTTCCCCTGACGCCGCCTCCTGTGGTCAGCGAATTCAAGGTAAAAAAGGGGGAAACCTTCTATGGCATACTCAAGGGCCTTGGAGTCAGGGACGGATCCATCATGGCCCTGGCGGCAAAAAGGGTGGATGGCGTAAATGTTGCCAGGCTGGTAGCAGGGCGGCCATACAGGATTATCAAAAGGGGTAGTGAGGCGGTGGAGTACCAGTACGAACCCGATGAGACCCGGCTTGTCAGGGTTTCCCTGGGCAGCAGGGAGCCGGAGGTCAGCGTAGAGCCTATTGCGTACGATGTAAGGACCGAGCTGGTGTCAGGTGTCATCAAGAACTCCCTTTTTAATGCCGTAGAGTCTGCAGGCGAGCACCCTGTCCTGGCCATGGACCTTGCCGAAATGTTCGCGTGGCAGATAGATTTTTTCAGGGACTTAAGGAAGGGGGACGTCTTCTCGGTCCAGCTGGAGAAATTCTACCGTGATGGCAAGTTTGTGAAATATGGGCGCATCCTTGCGGCCCGTTTTAGTAATTCCGGGCATCTCCACCAGGCCTTTCTTTTCAGACCGGCCCATGGTCGCGACGAATATTTCGATGAGAAGGGCGGCAGCCTGAGGAAGCAGTTTCTCAAGGCGCCCCTGAGATTCAGAAGGATCAGCTCAGGGTTTTCACGCAGAAGGTTAAACCCCGTCACGAAAAGGGTGACACCCCATCTGGGTGTCGACTACACTGCCAGGATCGGCACTCCGGTGCATACCATCGGCGACGGCACGGTGATCCTCAAGAAAACGGACCGGGTCAATGGAAGGATGCTGAAAATACGCCATAATTCAACCTATTCCAGCGCATACGCCCATCTGAACTCCTTCGCTTCCGGTATCTCCAGGGGTACTCACGTACGTCAGGGACAGGTCATCGGATATGTAGGGCAAACCGGAAGGGCCACCGGGCCGCACCTTCATTTTGCCATGTACCGCAATGGCCGATATGTTGATCCGAGAAGGATTAATGTCCCAAGGGCATCCTCGGTTCCGCGGGATGAAATGGCATCGTACATGAAAGTTGTTGACGAAAGGACAGCCCTGTTTGCCGGTGAGAATCCGGAGGTCAGTGCCCGGGCCCAGGTGAATGAGGCCAGATGA
- a CDS encoding tetratricopeptide repeat protein produces MYRGQGKNRLGKLCSVVVLPLVMAGCAHLEAWTDRTTRCGRVDRLFKSGEYQAAVEAARQLKEEFQLCSEDVQAAQKRSRATLDRADSLVRRAFTEKNRGDLGAARDSMREALKIYPRYYWVKKLLLGVERSIEVRVEGLEEEAQYLEERGDLAGARKRLEAISSLMPGRPGTVENMAALRKAEKDQEIRLEAGKKLALARKYFEEGRLFDAEKTLQKYQVATVLPMPAQRLLMEIRTLRESRVREAFKMAVRAEEQGNLNDAYYYLGLTVGDSPMEKRRLDDVVEFARLLGLKFYAKGRFTQAREVWNLALAQDPNNRKLKGYLDEVRKRLDSIKKIQEESDDKHGK; encoded by the coding sequence ATGTACCGAGGTCAAGGAAAAAACAGATTAGGTAAATTATGCTCTGTTGTGGTTCTTCCGCTGGTTATGGCCGGCTGCGCTCATCTGGAGGCATGGACCGACAGGACGACCCGGTGCGGCAGAGTAGACAGACTGTTCAAATCCGGAGAATATCAGGCGGCAGTAGAAGCGGCCCGGCAGCTCAAGGAAGAGTTTCAGCTCTGTTCCGAGGATGTCCAGGCCGCACAGAAGCGCTCCAGGGCCACACTCGACCGTGCAGATTCTCTCGTACGCAGGGCCTTTACGGAGAAGAACAGGGGGGATCTTGGCGCCGCCAGGGACAGCATGAGAGAGGCATTGAAGATCTACCCACGTTACTACTGGGTCAAAAAACTGTTGTTGGGTGTGGAACGATCCATTGAAGTGCGTGTGGAGGGACTTGAAGAAGAGGCGCAGTATCTTGAGGAGCGGGGAGATCTCGCGGGAGCCAGAAAACGGTTGGAGGCTATTTCATCCCTGATGCCGGGAAGGCCGGGAACAGTGGAGAATATGGCCGCCCTTCGGAAGGCCGAAAAAGACCAGGAAATTCGCCTGGAAGCGGGGAAAAAGCTGGCTTTGGCCAGAAAATATTTCGAGGAGGGGCGTCTCTTCGATGCCGAAAAAACCTTACAAAAATATCAGGTGGCCACGGTATTGCCCATGCCCGCCCAACGCCTGTTGATGGAGATCAGGACCCTCAGAGAGTCCAGGGTACGGGAGGCCTTCAAGATGGCCGTCCGGGCTGAGGAGCAGGGAAACCTGAACGATGCCTACTATTATCTGGGGCTGACCGTGGGCGATAGCCCCATGGAAAAGAGGAGGCTGGACGATGTTGTGGAATTCGCCAGGCTGCTTGGTCTGAAGTTCTACGCCAAGGGACGGTTTACGCAGGCCCGGGAGGTCTGGAACCTGGCTCTGGCGCAGGATCCGAACAACAGAAAACTGAAGGGTTACCTCGATGAGGTCCGAAAACGCCTGGACAGCATTAAAAAAATTCAGGAAGAAAGCGATGACAAACATGGAAAATAA
- the rlmCD gene encoding 23S rRNA (uracil-C(5))-methyltransferase RlmCD, whose product MVEGKSTKNLSGKTVRIEKLVTGGDGLGRLGDDPVFVPLTAPGDLVLPGVIKRRRGVLYAKAERLVEESPARRVPPCPYFQDCGGCNWMHLTCAAQAEWKAVILSETLRRIGGIDAGPGVETVLSPSEFGWRHRIRLHHVRGNLGFFRRGSHSLVSWDRCLLIPDDLNRAVSVLRASLAKKKGFLPLRSVEIALSPVDGNISVLWEETGQIGQVRLMGLMTTIEENLISAGLAGSCQGVISGSTSRVIRRQGSPLLLTGGAEATTLASPGTFFQVNPEQNKILVSRILSLLKERRVRSMVDLFCGNGNFSIPAAGRGIRVTGVDSSPGAVADAKAATCGGEVEFVLSDVDSYMAAQKHPDLDAVLVDPPRAGLSRAVKSALVSRRPGMIIYVSCDPATLARDLKFFVQSGYQLVSAEPFDMFPNSSHIETLAVVKNL is encoded by the coding sequence ATGGTCGAGGGTAAATCCACGAAAAATTTATCCGGGAAAACGGTGCGGATTGAGAAGCTGGTAACCGGCGGGGACGGTCTGGGCCGGCTGGGAGATGATCCTGTGTTTGTGCCCCTCACCGCCCCCGGAGATCTGGTCCTCCCGGGTGTGATCAAGCGGCGGCGGGGAGTTCTTTACGCCAAGGCTGAAAGGCTGGTGGAAGAATCACCTGCCAGGAGGGTTCCTCCCTGCCCATATTTTCAGGACTGCGGCGGGTGCAACTGGATGCACCTGACCTGTGCTGCGCAGGCGGAGTGGAAGGCCGTAATCCTGAGCGAGACACTCCGCAGGATAGGGGGTATAGATGCCGGGCCTGGGGTGGAGACGGTATTATCGCCGTCAGAGTTCGGGTGGCGGCACCGCATCAGGCTCCACCATGTACGGGGGAACCTCGGGTTTTTCCGCAGGGGATCTCACAGCCTGGTATCCTGGGACAGGTGTCTCCTGATTCCCGATGACCTCAACCGGGCGGTATCGGTTCTGAGGGCATCCCTGGCAAAGAAAAAAGGGTTTTTACCCCTGCGATCCGTTGAAATCGCTTTAAGCCCTGTAGATGGAAATATCTCTGTCCTGTGGGAGGAAACCGGGCAAATCGGTCAGGTCCGGTTGATGGGCCTTATGACCACGATCGAGGAAAATCTGATCAGCGCCGGTCTTGCCGGTTCCTGTCAGGGGGTGATTTCGGGTTCGACGTCCCGGGTGATCCGGCGACAGGGTTCTCCCCTCCTGTTGACAGGCGGGGCGGAGGCGACGACCCTGGCATCCCCCGGGACCTTTTTTCAGGTCAACCCGGAGCAGAACAAAATTCTGGTGAGCAGGATTCTTTCCCTTTTAAAAGAGCGCCGGGTCAGGAGCATGGTGGACCTTTTCTGTGGAAACGGGAACTTCTCAATCCCGGCGGCAGGCCGGGGCATTCGGGTGACGGGCGTGGATTCATCCCCGGGAGCCGTGGCCGACGCAAAGGCGGCGACGTGCGGGGGGGAGGTCGAATTCGTCCTTTCCGACGTTGACTCGTACATGGCCGCTCAAAAGCATCCCGACCTTGATGCGGTGCTGGTGGACCCCCCGAGGGCGGGCCTTTCCCGGGCTGTAAAATCTGCTCTGGTGAGCCGGCGGCCGGGCATGATCATCTACGTTTCCTGCGACCCGGCCACGCTTGCCAGGGACCTGAAATTCTTTGTCCAATCGGGGTATCAACTGGTTTCGGCGGAGCCGTTTGACATGTTTCCCAACAGCAGTCACATCGAGACGCTTGCGGTGGTGAAAAACTTGTAA